Within the bacterium genome, the region AGCTTGCGCGGGCGGCGTTCGGATGCTCGACGCGGATGCGGAGTACGACCTGTTGGTGGGCGACCACGCTCGGCGGGTCGATTTCGATCGCGATATTGAAGTCCTCGGCGGACCCGAGGTTCGGCCCGGCTCGTGACGATGACGCGAATAACATCGAACACGAGAGCAGCCAGAGGATTCCGAGGCCGCGCAATCCCGAACGTGCCGATCTCACCAGTTCTGTCCCCGACCCCGCGAGCTGTTCTGTCCGCCGTACTCTCGTGAGATCTGGCTCTGCAGGGCATCGGAGAGCGATTCGTCGATCGTTCGCATCCAGCGTTCTGCGTCGGACTGGCTGAGGCCACCGCCGGGCCGCGGTGCTGCGCGTTCTCCCTTCCCGGATCCATCTGCATCGTCGCTCTGGGACGCCTGGCTCGACGGTTGTCGGGATGGCGGCTGTGGAAAATCGGGCAGTGGCGGATCTGGTTCTACGAGCGCGCCGGCCCATTCGTAGTTGTATTTCGCCTCGATGCTGTCTGGATTCGCCAGTACCGCAGTCCAGAACGCGTCATAAGCTTCGCGGTAGCGTTGTCGACTCAACAGCGTATTGCCCAGATTGAAACTCGCGGAAAAGCGAGCTGCGTGGTCGTCGCGATCCAGTATGCGCAGTGCATCCAGATAGGCCGCCGCAGCCTGGTTCATGCGCCCGAGTCGGTATTGCGCGTTTCCCACGCGAATTCGACTAGCAGTCGAAGCCCCGCTCGTGCGTTCCGCGCGTCGGTACAGAGACAGCGCTTCGCGCGCCTGGCCGTCTTCGAGCAGAGTGTCCCCGTCATCGAGCCAGTTGAGTGGGCCTGCTGCGAGCAGTCCTGCAGCGACCGCGGCGATCGCGGAAACCGATCTGCGCTTTGCGCCCGCAGTGCGAAGTGCGCGAACGCGCGAAGAAAGCAATAACTCCGAAATCAGAGCAAGTGAAGCTGCGAGAAGCAGCCACGAAAGCACATCGGTTCTTTCGGGTACTTCGGTTTCCTGTGGTTCATCGGGTGCAGGCAGGATCTGCCCGGGTGAAGGACGGTCCTGGAATTCGCGGAAATACAGGCCTCCGGAGGTTCTGGCGATGCGTCGCAACAGGGTGTCGTCTCTGCGCGATCGCACGAGCGAGCCTTCGCGTGTTTCGAGGTTTCCGCCGCCGGGAAGGGGTACGACCGCGCCCTCGGGAGTGCCGAAACCAACCGCTACCACGCGGATGCCCATTCCTTTGAGCCTGGAGACCGTGTTTCCGATGCCGGATCCCGCGTGCTCGCCGTCCGAGAGCAAGACGATGCGCCGCGGCCGGTTCGAATGCGGGTCGAAAGTGCGCGACGCGATTCGCAATCCGCGCTCCAGATCACTGCCTCGAACAGAGATCGTTTCCGAGTCGAGAGCGCGCACGTAGGTGAGCAATGCGTCGCGATCCTGAGTCAACGGAAGCGCGACGAAAGCTTCACCGGAGAAGATGACCAGACCCATGCGCATGCCCTGAGATTCTTTGATCAAGTGTTCTGCCGTGCGTACGGCTCGTCGCAGGCGCGAGGGAGGGGTGTCGCGGGCGTCCATGCTGCGCGATACGTCCATCATCAACACCACGTCAGCGCCGCTGCCAGACAGAGCCGGTGGTGTCGTGGCTGCGAGGTGAAGTGCGCGACCGAGGAGCAGGGCCGTGGCCGAGAAGGCGAGGGCGCGTAACCAGCGTCGGTAACGCAGCGGGTCGGCACCGAGCCACTGGCGCAGTTCAAGTCGCGTGCGCAGCGTCGATACGAGGACCAGCAATACGATGATTGCGGCGCCGGCTCCGATCCAGTTCAAGGCAATCGCCTCAAAAAGCCGTGCGCGGTCGCGGCTTCAACCGCCAGGACAAGAAGCGCAAGCGCTAGCGTCCAGGGGGCGAGCGACGCGTGACGGTAGTGGGGTTCCAGGCCGCGCGGGCGCGCTTCCATCTGGTCGATGGCGGTGATCACCTCGCTCAGGTCGCCGGGTTTTCGTGCGTGAAAAAAGCGCCCACCGGAGATCCGCGCCACGGCATGGAGCGTCTCGCGGTCGAGGTCCACGTTTTCGAAGCGCAAGGGTTCCCCCGGGTTGTCCTGGGCAAACGGAACGCTACCGGTGCCGCCGATGCCGACCGCGTGAATGTGAACACCGTGAAGCAGTGCCACCTGTGCAGCCGTCTGCGGGGCGAGCTGGCCCGCGTTGTGTCGACCGTCGGTGACCAGTAGCAACACCCTGCGTCCATCCGGCGGAGCGCCAGGAACATTGAGGCGCTGCGTACCGAGGCCGATGGCTTCACCGATCGCAGTTGCGTCTCCCGCCACTCCGACTTCCACGCGCTGAACGGCTTCGAGTGCCAGGCGATGGTCCACCGTGAGTGGGAACTGAGTGAACGCGTGCTCTCCGAACACCACCATGCCGATGCGATCGCCATCCCGCTGGCGAATGAAATCGGAGACGACGCGTTTGGCCAGTTCGAGCCGCGTGACCCGACGACCTTCGAGTTGGGCGTCCAGCGCCTTCATGCTGCCGGACGCATCGAGTGCGACGATCAGATCCAGCCCTTCTCCGCCCGCTGGGTTTTCCGGGATCAAGCCCACTGGCGCCGCCAGCGTCAGTGCCACCAGGCTCAGCGCGGAGCAGCGCAGCGCGACTGAGGCCAGCCATGTGCCGTCGCTGCGGAAGCGCGGCGTTCCCTCACCAGAAGGCACGCGAATGCGATGCGGGCCCCGCCATAGAGTCAACACAGCCAGCAATCCGATCACAGCGATTCCGAGCCAGAGCTTTCCGGGGTCTTCGAAGCGAACGGCGCCCTGCCAGATGGCTTCCCACTCAGGCGATGGCCACATGGCGAATCCGCTCGCGCGCATCGCGCGCGGTTTCGAGCAATGGTTCGCGAGTCGGACTCGCCTGGAAGCGGGCGCTCTCGAGGGAATGGAGCATCCGTACCAGATCGCGATCAATGTTTTCGGGAAGATCGGACGGCGTGCAGGATTCCACGGCTACCGACCAGTGTTCGCCGACGAATACCAGGATCGCTGCTTCGATCCGCGCCGCCATGTGTCGCGTATCTGTTTCCTCGAGCGCGTCTTCGATCGACTGGCACGCTGCGGCGGCAAGCTCGCGTGCGCCCGGTGGAGTTTCGCTTTCCCTGTGAGCGAAACGGATCCACAGGGCCAGCACGACCATCGCCAGGGTGACGCAAGCACCGGCTGCGGCAGCCCAGACCCACGCGGGGAACAGGTCCGGGGGCGGCGCCGATCGGATGTCGAAGAACACTTCGCGGTCGGGAAGGGTATCGCGCACCGAACGGACGGCGAGTGGGACACCTCCGACCCGCATGCGCTGGATCTCGCCATCGGGGCGGACCAGTCCGAGATCGAGTGTGGGCAACGAG harbors:
- a CDS encoding VWA domain-containing protein — protein: MWPSPEWEAIWQGAVRFEDPGKLWLGIAVIGLLAVLTLWRGPHRIRVPSGEGTPRFRSDGTWLASVALRCSALSLVALTLAAPVGLIPENPAGGEGLDLIVALDASGSMKALDAQLEGRRVTRLELAKRVVSDFIRQRDGDRIGMVVFGEHAFTQFPLTVDHRLALEAVQRVEVGVAGDATAIGEAIGLGTQRLNVPGAPPDGRRVLLLVTDGRHNAGQLAPQTAAQVALLHGVHIHAVGIGGTGSVPFAQDNPGEPLRFENVDLDRETLHAVARISGGRFFHARKPGDLSEVITAIDQMEARPRGLEPHYRHASLAPWTLALALLVLAVEAATAHGFLRRLP
- a CDS encoding VWA domain-containing protein → MNWIGAGAAIIVLLVLVSTLRTRLELRQWLGADPLRYRRWLRALAFSATALLLGRALHLAATTPPALSGSGADVVLMMDVSRSMDARDTPPSRLRRAVRTAEHLIKESQGMRMGLVIFSGEAFVALPLTQDRDALLTYVRALDSETISVRGSDLERGLRIASRTFDPHSNRPRRIVLLSDGEHAGSGIGNTVSRLKGMGIRVVAVGFGTPEGAVVPLPGGGNLETREGSLVRSRRDDTLLRRIARTSGGLYFREFQDRPSPGQILPAPDEPQETEVPERTDVLSWLLLAASLALISELLLSSRVRALRTAGAKRRSVSAIAAVAAGLLAAGPLNWLDDGDTLLEDGQAREALSLYRRAERTSGASTASRIRVGNAQYRLGRMNQAAAAYLDALRILDRDDHAARFSASFNLGNTLLSRQRYREAYDAFWTAVLANPDSIEAKYNYEWAGALVEPDPPLPDFPQPPSRQPSSQASQSDDADGSGKGERAAPRPGGGLSQSDAERWMRTIDESLSDALQSQISREYGGQNSSRGRGQNW